In a single window of the Paramisgurnus dabryanus chromosome 23, PD_genome_1.1, whole genome shotgun sequence genome:
- the lrrc4ca gene encoding leucine rich repeat containing 4C, genome duplicate a, with protein sequence MINKMTSSLMQQTMRGPRWNRALSDPLFVLLLALQLLVVAGLVRAQTCPSVCSCSNQFSKVICTRRGLRDVPDGISTNTRYLNLQENLIQVIKVDSFKHLRHLEILQLSKNHIRNIEIGAFNGLANLNTLELFDNRLTTIPNGAFEYLSKLKELWLRNNPVESIPSYAFNRVPSLRRLDLGELKRLSYISEGAFEGLSNLRYLNLGMCNLKEIPNLIPLVRLDELEMSGNQLSIIRPGSFKGLIHLQKLWMMHAQIQTIERNAFDDLQSLVELNLAHNNLTLLPHDLFTPLHHLERVHLHHNPWNCDCDILWLSWWLKEMVPANTSCCARCASPTSHKGRYIGELDQNYFHCYAPVIVEPPADLNVTEGMAAELKCRANSLTSVSWITPNGSIMTHGAYKIRISVLNDGTLNFTNVTMQDTGTYTCMVSNSAGNTTASAILNVSSTENGGVSYFTTVTVETTESSHEEGHPTVQQKGGPTPSSGIWETSPPSFTTTTTTTARTSLSTKATDKTYTIPVTATIDGSLHTLDEVMKTTKIIIGCFVAITLMAAVMLIIFYKMRKQHHQQNHHAPTRTIEIINVDEDCVTGGPTMEGHLTLPPLEHEHLNHYNAYKTAYNHASTINSIHSSAHEPLLIRASSKDNVQETQI encoded by the coding sequence ATGATAAACAAGATGACCTCCTCCCTGATGCAGCAGACGATGAGAGGTCCTAGGTGGAACCGGGCCCTGTCCGACCCATTGTTCGTGCTGTTGCTTGCCCTGCAGCTTCTGGTGGTGGCTGGCCTGGTGCGAGCGCAGACCTGCCCCTCCGTCTGCTCCTGTAGCAACCAGTTCAGCAAGGTCATCTGTACGCGACGTGGCCTTCGAGATGTCCCTGACGGCATTTCCACCAACACGAGGTATCTGAACCTTCAGGAAAACCTCATACAGGTGATCAAGGTTGACAGCTTCAAGCACCTGCGACACCTGGAGATACTACAACTCAGCAAAAACCATATCCGCAACATTGAAATTGGAGCCTTCAATGGGCTGGCTAACCTCAATACACTAGAGCTTTTTGATAATCGACTGACCACAATCCCCAATGGGGCTTTTGAGTACCTGTCCAAACTTAAGGAGCTTTGGTTGAGGAATAACCCTGTAGAAAGTATACCTTCCTATGCCTTCAACCGCGTACCGTCACTGCGAAGGCTGGATTTAGGTGAGTTGAAAAGGTTGTCGTATATTTCAGAAGGTGCTTTCGAAGGCCTGAGCAACCTGCGTTACCTGAACCTGGGCATGTGCAACCTGAAAGAGATTCCCAACCTGATTCCGCTTGTCCGGTTGGATGAGTTGGAGATGTCGGGAAACCAGCTCTCTATAATAAGGCCAGGGTCCTTCAAAGGCCTCATTCACCTACAGAAACTGTGGATGATGCATGCACAGATCCAAACGATTGAGAGGAACGCCTTTGACGACCTTCAGTCCCTCGTAGAGCTCAATTTGGCCCACAATAACCTTACCCTCCTGCCCCATGACCTGTTCACCCCACTGCATCACTTGGAGAGAGTACACTTGCACCACAACCCCTGGAATTGCGACTGTGACATCCTGTGGCTTAGTTGGTGGCTTAAAGAAATGGTACCGGCTAATACCAGTTGCTGTGCTCGCTGTGCTTCACCTACTAGCCACAAGGGGCGATACATTGGTGAACTAGACCAGAACTATTTCCATTGTTACGCACCTGTGATTGTGGAGCCTCCAGCTGACCTGAACGTGACCGAAGGCATGGCAGCAGAACTGAAATGTCGAGCAAACTCTTTGACCTCAGTCAGTTGGATCACACCCAACGGCTCAATCATGACACACGGGGCTTACAAGATTCGGATTTCTGTGCTCAATGATGGGACGTTAAACTTCACCAATGTTACGATGCAGGACACAGGAACTTACACTTGCATGGTGAGCAACTCCGCAGGCAACACGACAGCCTCGGCCATACTCAATGTGTCCTCTACAGAAAATGGTGGCGTCAGTTACTTCACTACAGTTACCGTCGAGACCACGGAATCGTCGCACGAAGAGGGCCACCCAACGGTTCAGCAGAAGGGAGGTCCCACCCCCTCCTCTGGAATTTGGGAGACCTCACCACCTTCCTTCACCACAACCACCACCACTACAGCAAGGACTTCGCTGTCCACCAAGGCCACCGACAAGACCTACACCATCCCCGTCACAGCCACGATCGATGGCTCTCTCCACACCCTTGACGAGGTGATGAAGACCACCAAGATCATCATCGGCTGCTTCGTGGCCATCACTCTGATGGCGGCCGTCATGCTGATAATCTTTTATAAAATGCGCAAACAGCATCACCAGCAGAACCATCACGCACCAACGCGAACCATCGAGATCATCAACGTAGATGAGGACTGCGTAACCGGTGGACCTACCATGGAGGGTCATTTGACCCTCCCTCCACTCGAGCATGAGCACCTGAATCATTACAATGCTTACAAGACTGCATACAACCACGCATCCACCATCAATTCTATACATAGCTCTGCCCACGAACCTTTGCTAATTCGGGCCAGTTCAAAAGACAATGTACAAGAGACCCAGATCTGA